In Salvia miltiorrhiza cultivar Shanhuang (shh) chromosome 4, IMPLAD_Smil_shh, whole genome shotgun sequence, the DNA window ttgcactctttatgacatgttgaggggctaacagcccaaaatcaaaagatagaGAGGTAAACGTATTAGGGAGTTGTATGATAGGGGGTTAATTCCCTTTATAAAtttaagcattttatgccctaATTCTGTGAAGTATCTATTTTACCATTTGatgttgatgagtttgcttgattttttgtgaaagtcttacacatttgaccgatttaaCAGCCATCAATCAAAAAAGACAACGGTTTGACAACTATCAGTTAAGACTtaagagtacatatgatcggtgggtggctagatcatgtgttcgcccggtaaaatcatgtgtccgtccgggcgcggacacatgatttcacCGGCGTACAAATGATTTTATCGGGCGTACatatgatctagccacccagatcatgtgtccgaccggtaAAATAATGTGTCCACccggtgaaattatgtgtccgtccgggcggacacatgatctaactacccaccgatcatatgtatttttgactgatagttgtcaaatcgttgacttttatgactgatagctgtcaaatcggtcaaatgtgtaagatttTCATAGAACaccaagcaaactcatcaaatcaATGGGTATTCAAAGAATAGAGCACAGAATccttatgtttataaaaaaaagcatttttcacatataacttaaggaatatagcattttaaattttcactcgtTGGTTGGATATTGTATATGTTATGTGAGTCATCATTTTAATAGTGAATGATGTATTCTTGCATTGATTTGCTCAATACATGTTTTTAACGTTGAATGTTGAATCACATAGTATCCATATAAGTGATATAACAAGTGTAAGTATGTGTAGTGAGAAAAATTCCTTAATGAAATATTAAATGATGAGATGTATAGTGAGTTCATGATTGTGCGATCATGAGTTCAAATATTATCAATATTTTTAGGTCAATACTTTAACATAAATTTTGCACCATAAAATCATCTGTCACAATTTTTATGTCGAATAATTGAGTTAGAATATAGCAGTAATATTACCTAATAAGTCACAACATACCACGTGAAAAATGGGCAAGTTACGCGATACCTGGAAAAGGAAGAACATTACATAATCAAGCAAAGGTGGCGGTGCTTTTAATTAAGATTGTGATGTTGCACCAAAGATTGTGATTTAAACACTTTAGAGCTTCATCTTCTACTAATTTACACATTATAAAgtgtaatattaattaaaatacaatatgATGCATGCAAGAAAGGCAAGTATATCTCATAGCTAGTAATACAATcaaaatgtaataaaattaataatagtaatatattTTCATTGGCATACGACAGACACGAGAACGTTAGCTTTAATATCTTAATTATATGCGCCTAAATCATATATTTACTGGAAATTTTAGTAAAATTATGTTTAAAAGGATTGGGACGTTGTTGATAATGACACGTCGGACTGAATGAAATTCCACATTAAATTAGGAGATCAATGCACCGACACAAATATTCATCTTAGAATTATTTGACCAAACGAACCTAATTAAGTCCACCCAATTCATTCAATATATGGCATAGTTGGGCCcttaatttttgttttggtacatatttttttttcagtcATTAAATATTACCCCACTTATGTACATATGAAGTGACTACGACTATTATATTTAAAAGGTTTTCCTATTTACTTCTCgtatattattttttctatagGATAACATTAATTTCAAGTGCAATTTATTCGTTTATATGAATTGAAATTTATTCATCACTgttaacacaaatttttgtatttcaatttgataaaatacaaaacgcgttacaaagataatttgatagatttgaagatagatttatgcgagttgcaatctctagttaatcctctgattcttctcttccatttgattcttgaacaaactcgaaggttcttgaaatacttgttttgatgacgccaatccaaaggacttaagtcatgattttggattgaacgttgaacttgatttgatttgagttgagaagaacgtccttagaattttgtaagaacaccttgaagctttcgatcttggagatttgaagatcttgatcacttgaagatttgaaggtttgatcacttgaagatacttgaagaatacttgaagctttgatagaattcttgaagacacttgaagaatacttgaagctttgaatagaattcttgaagatgCTTGAAGCTCTTCAATTCTTGCAAGACTTCACTTGAtacttgatagaattctttgaactcctcaatcttccacttcaacttgtgatactagagaggATTCTTTATACTCTTCGATCTTCCGTTCCTTCACGTCCTCATTTATGAgctcccaacacctctatttatagattttagagatgggcttcatgggctttgggccttcatgcatgggccttagggctttaggtgtccatgagcccattaattcatttatattaaatattaattatatatctctttaatttaggaataaaatcccatttaataaaatagaaaatataattgaatatttaattcatgaatttacacgtggtacgatttaattcgacgacaaatttaattgcctacaaattgccccatcgagacttgtttatAGACAAAATGCCTTTGGTaatagacgagtctcgaaatatatcttgatagtttaaactcttatcgcggagttcttgattttgaattttgtaaatagtttatactcgtatttaggagttcttcattttctttgaatttataaatagtttatacttgTATTTAgaagttcttgaatttcttttgaatttataaatagtttatactcgtatttaggagttcttgaatttctttgaattttgtaaatagtttatactcgtatttaggagtgcttcattttctttgaatttataaatagtttatactcgtatttaggagttcttgattttcttgaactttgtaaatagtttatactcgtatttaggagttcttcaatttctttggatttataaatagtttatactcgtatttaggagttcttcatttgatttttgaaattttaaatagtttatactcgtatttaggagttcttgacttggatttgtaaatagtttatactcgtatttaggagttcttgattttcttgaactttgtaaatagtttatactcgtatttaggagttcttgacttggatttgtaaatagtttatactcgtatttaggagttcttgattttgaaattttaaatagtttatactcgtatttaggagttcttgaatttcttaaACTTTGtatttatactcgtatttaggagttcttgaatttcttaaactttgtaaatagtttatactcgtatttaggagttcttaacttgaattttggaattttaaatagtttatactcgtatttaggagtgcttgaatttctttgaatttgtaaatagtttatactcgtatttaggagttcttcaaagCAACCGGAGGCACTAATACAATCTAGACTTGGGCTTGCAAATTAATGCTCCACTTGGGCCATGTCCCTCAAGTCCAAGCTCGACATTTTTAACTTGTTGAGAACTCCTTTTCTGCATGTACCAGAAGCTGCATTTATTTTCACTTTTCAGATATCAAGACTGATTTAGGCTGGCTCGTTCCACTTTTAGCTTCATTCTCATACATGTGCTTGTGTTCTCTTTattagctttaatttgagaatttgCTGGAGTTCTACTTTTAGCCAACTTGCGCCATTTTCTTTTCCTCATGAaagcattatttttttttttttagccaTCTCCTGCATGCCAGCCCGAGTGTAGTACTCGTAACATTTAATGTAGTCTGCCCAAGGTTTGACAGCTTGTTTGAGGGCTTTTCATAGCTGGAACTCCACCATTTTTgtaccaccatttttctttgCAACAACTTTTAATTCATGCGCACAAATGTACCATGTTCAGCTATTGCCAGCTATCATTTGCACCACTGCTAGCTATGTGAGAACTTTCCCTTGCCTATATATAAATAAAGCCTCTAGTCTCTTGTGAACAGCAACACCACTCTTcactttttcctttctttgtagCAATAGCAGTAGAAGCAATCTCCTTCAAAGAAAtccatctctctttctttcaTCTTTCTTGTCGCCATCTTTGATAGAGTTAGCTGTAGCTTGTCTTCCACTAACAGCCCTTCTATTTCAGTCGGCGTCGCTACCTTTTCCGGCTCGGGCTCGGGCTGCGGGGGCACGTCCTTCTCCGGGGCAGTAGGCTTCTCCGCCGGCTTGGCCTGCCTCTGCTTGATGGCGCCCAGCTCTATCTCCGGCTTGAATTTCACCGGCCCGAACATGAACATCCTCCTCCTCGACTTCGCCGACATCGACGTCAGCGAGCTTATGTTCACCCTCTGCACGTGGTAGTCCACGTCCACGTCCGCGCTCTTCGGCCGCGCCAGCTCGCCTGAGAACCGCGTCGCCGCCGAGAGCCGGCGGTGCTCGGAGTCCGGAGAGGAGGGCTTGCGGAGGGATTTTGATTTCACGGTGGCGAAGTAGTCGCGCTTCTGGTACTTGTTCAGCTGATGAGGGAAAAGTGGTCATGGaagttttaacttttttttttttttcaggctTCATCCATCGATGCAATTGCTTCAGCGCCATCCTGCATGCTGATACTACTGCAGCAATCTCGTGAAGGAAAGCTTCATGCTCGTGCTTGCCGAGGTCCGAATTGAGAGCTTCGATGATTTCCTTCTCGTGGTGAGTCTTCAAGTATTTGCCGAATCACGTCGCCCATCTTCTTGAGAAATCGAGTAGAGGCTTCGAACGACGACGTGTGCTATTCCGTAGTTCCGGCGAATTAGAAGTATCGTCCGGTGCTGACCTCGACTAGTTTCGGTCGAGGTATGTCTTTTATATACCACAATAATAATCAAGGTTTTAAGTTCAATATCTATTCTCGGCATGCATCTTCTTCCCTGCTTATCCGCTCAATATGTATAAAACCTCTTGCATTCTTTGTGACTTGTGATTTTTTCTTTAGAACGACAGTTGGTTAAGGAACAACATTATCATCGGTGAACCAACGACGATCGACTCGCCAGCGTTTGACGACTGCCATCAGCACTAAGCAGCTGTAGTCTTCGGCTTGCAAGTGAGGGAAAACGGCGATTGACTCGCCGGAAAGGAAGCCATAGCGGCGCAGCTTTGAGAAAGACGTCGACATTCGGTCTGGAGGACAGTGGTGATCGGTGACTTTATTTTCGGCAATTAGAGGTACCACCATGAACCACCCTTTGCTAGTTCTTGATCTgcgttttgtttttttttttttttttttagagaggaGAGAAGCGGCAGTGAGGGGTTGAGCATCTTTGAGGTAAGCTTCCTCTATAACTTTTCCCTTATTTTCGAGTTTTTCATCATCGAAAGTAGCAGTTTTGCTAGAAATAGGTGTGGCGAAAACTTTTGGCAGCGTAGGTAACCTTCCTTTCTTCTCCGTAACTTCTATGCCTAGATATCATCGGCAATACACTTACAACCCCTTTTTTTCTTACTATGATGTGCAGCTCTTTTCACCAAAGCAACTTTCATTTGCGTGGTTCCGTTCTAGCAGCGGTTGAGGGTAGAGCTAAAAGCCGATAGTCCATGTTAAGTGTTAACTTATGCAAGGTTGTATAGCGCACCAACAGCTGCTGCTTGAGCATCGCCAGCTGGGAAGCTAATAATATCAACCAATCGCTTGTATATCTGTGGAGCAAATGGCATGAGGAAAGATTCGTTGTCAGGGTTGAGTATCATGCGGCCAAGCAGTTCAGCAGCTGCACAATGCCAGCCTCTAACAGCAGATCCGAGCATCCCCATGATGGCCTGGAGTGCACGTTTTTCTGTCATTTTGATGAACGAAGGCTTTGATGAGCTAAATATCCGAAGGTCTAGCAATGGGCCCAAATTCATGATTGTCTCAAGGGTATTTGTGACGAGTTCTTCATCCTCTGTAACATAATCTTCCAAACACTGGAACATTGTTTCAAGACAGTGACGATTCTGACCCATTGCAAGTTCATTCTCAGCCATAAAAGAAAAGTTTCTAATTATATTTGAAGCAGCTATAGCACATTGCTGTTTTTCTGCCCGCCCTTCATCATCAAGATTAAAGAGGCCATCTTCCTCGAACCACCAACCTGAATGGCGAGACTTCGAACTACTCTTTTGTGCAGACAGATCTTTATTTGAAGAACCAGACCCAGCAGTAGGATGTGGAACAGAATCACCGGAATTGACAGTC includes these proteins:
- the LOC131023553 gene encoding armadillo repeat-containing protein LFR-like, which produces LQVHSAFAEQNNKRIVMALQSGLKSELTWALKALTLLSFKEKDEVKKDATPLARIPGLLDALLQVIDDWRDIALPRVLAKTPRARLLGANSAVTGFGSEYETVNSGDSVPHPTAGSGSSNKDLSAQKSSSKSRHSGWWFEEDGLFNLDDEGRAEKQQCAIAASNIIRNFSFMAENELAMGQNRHCLETMFQCLEDYVTEDEELVTNTLETIMNLGPLLDLRIFSSSKPSFIKMTEKRALQAIMGMLGSAVRGWHCAAAELLGRMILNPDNESFLMPFAPQIYKRLVDIISFPAGDAQAAAVGALYNLA